Proteins from one Penaeus monodon isolate SGIC_2016 chromosome 39, NSTDA_Pmon_1, whole genome shotgun sequence genomic window:
- the LOC119597396 gene encoding keratin-associated protein 5-9-like, whose amino-acid sequence MGGECHSECQDEERAYSRCSSGCRCCVPDRKCSSTPWKCKKLGGACEILDLISLSVCDSVDLTACPGCGCCINCRAQYNKSCLKLYNGSCKSKCDSSELEIQRCESGCVCCGCRAKRKCTSRGGLCVPSKAHCKGTAYSAWCYRSCFCCVPDKPCGWNTPKCLEYSGYCGKSCSGGEVALNGICGKSNCVCCISDPSPCAQGECPRVGGRCSRVCPSFMDSVPELCPGENCTCCLYLKAK is encoded by the exons ATGGGCGGGGAGTGCCACTCTGAGTGCCAGGACGAAGAGAGAGCCTATTCTCGTTGCTCAAGCGGTTGCAGGTGTTGCGTTCCTG ACCGCAAGTGCAGTTCGACTCCCTGGAAGTGCAAGAAACTGGGCGGTGCTTGTGAGATTCTTGATCTGATCTCCTTAAGTGTCTGTGATTCTGTGGATCTGACGGCCTGTCCTGGCTGTGGGTGCTGTATTA ATTGTAGAGCCCAGTACAACAAATCGTGCCTAAAGCTCTACAACGGCTCCTGTAAATCCAAGTGCGATTCTTCCGAACTTGAAATACAGAGATGCGAGTCCGGGTGCGTTTGCTGTGGGTGTCGCGCGAAGAGGAAGTGTACATCGAGAGGAGGTCTTTGCGTCCCCAGCAAGGCGCACTGCAAGGGCACAGCGTACAGCGCTTGGTGTTATAGAAGCTGCTTCTGCTGTGTCCCAG ATAAACCTTGTGGGTGGAACACGCCGAAGTGTTTGGAATATTCCGGATACTGTGGCAAATCCTGCTCAGGCGGAGAAGTGGCTTTAAATGGGATATGCGGAAAGTCAAACTGCGTCTGTTGCATCAGCG ACCCGTCCCCGTGTGCCCAAGGGGAATGCCCCAGGGTAGGCGGCAGATGCTCTCGGGTGTGCCCCTCCTTCATGGATTCTGTGCCTGAGCTGTGCCCAGGGGAAAACTGCACGTGCTGCCTGTACCTGAAGGCAAAGTGA